The Juglans microcarpa x Juglans regia isolate MS1-56 chromosome 2S, Jm3101_v1.0, whole genome shotgun sequence genome has a window encoding:
- the LOC121251931 gene encoding uncharacterized protein LOC121251931, whose protein sequence is MNYKSTGSNQMPQGFKARRALQLSLLLGVCFWLLYQIEHSNSKGKDYGGGLQSKLREQNAVLVLGRKGNAAWSSDGGVSNLEDVNLVGEAKMKEDGGGGDDELDGILEEKISQKELEQPKMVSLNDLKNNSDVEGVYSKKGYDDPWGSREQGGEKRLEIDDERDGKDPKTEVKQIGGEDSERQGKESEKVKEIADDSIKQYQDEAAIFNRQDEKDKYIIGSKQEIAVQPSGLENNETAASRSEMMLDGVHSFHDENGVPQDGNDLVETTLSDIRDDHEIILHQDTYNSTNSRIQ, encoded by the coding sequence ATGAATTATAAGTCCACTGGCAGCAACCAGATGCCCCAAGGATTTAAGGCAAGGCGGGCTTTACAGTTGTCATTGCTTTTGGGTGTTTGCTTCTGGTTGCTATACCAAATTGAGCACTCAAACAGTAAAGGGAAGGACTATGGTGGAGGTCTACAAAGCAAGCTCAGGGAACAAAATGCTGTTCTTGTTTTGGGTCGGAAAGGGAATGCAGCATGGTCAAGTGATGGAGGTGTGTCCAACTTAGAAGATGTCAATCTTGTGGGAGAAGCTAAAATGAAAGAAGATGGTGGAGGTGGAGATGATGAATTAGATGgaattttagaagaaaaaatttccCAGAAGGAACTGGAGCAACCGAAGATGGTGTCtctaaatgatttaaaaaataattctgatGTTGAAGGAGTTTATTCCAAGAAAGGATATGATGATCCATGGGGAAGTAGAGAGCAAGGAGGTGAGAAGAGGCTTGAGATTGATGATGAAAGAGATGGCAAGGACCCAAAAACAGAAGTTAAGCAAATAGGTGGAGAGGATTCAGAAAGACAAGGTAAGGAATCAGAGAAGGTCAAGGAAATTGCTGATGATTCTATCAAACAATACCAAGATGAAGCAGCCATCTTCAATAGACAAGATGAAAAGGATAAATATATTATTGGAAGCAAACAAGAGATTGCAGTGCAGCCTAGCGGATTGGAGAACAATGAAACTGCTGCTAGCAGGAGTGAAATGATGTTGGATGGAGTCCATAGCTTTCATGATGAGAATGGGGTTCCTCAAGATGGTAATGATCTTGTTGAAACCACACTGAGTGATATAAGAGATGATCACGAAATTATTCTGCATCAAGACACTTATAATTCAACTAATTCTAGAATTCAGTGA
- the LOC121251934 gene encoding pentatricopeptide repeat-containing protein At4g02750-like: MKAKHKLRHAVDLLYSRGSATSDAYTRLVLECVRANDVDQAKRLQHHMELHFFQPSNTFLQNRLLHLYAKSGKVLDARNLFDKMLNRDVFSWNAMLSAYAKTGSVEDMRATFDQMHFRDSVSYNTMIAGFAGNECSSEALEVFVSMQKEGFKPTEYTHVSALHACSQLLDLRRGKQIHGRVLVANLSGNVFIWNALTDMYAKCSDIDRARWLFDRMLNKNVVSWNSIISGYVKNRHPEKCIELFCEMKSLGMKPDQVTVSNVLGAYFQCGYVDEASRIFTQIEEKDKICWTTMIVGNAQNGREEDALMFFSSMLLANIRPDSFTISSVVSSCAKLASLYHGLAVHGKAVHIGVEHDLLVSSALVDMYCKCGVTADAWMVFKMMPTWNVVSWNAMIGGYAQNGQDLEALALYEKMLQENFKPDNVTFVGVLSACIHARLTEKGQDYFDSISRQHGMTPTLDHYACMINLLGRTGYINKAVDLIEGMPQEPNCLIWSTILSVSAIGHDVKHAEMAAKHLFELDPLNAGPYIMLSNLYATCGRWKDVASMRSLMKHKNIKKYAAYSWIEIDNKVHKFVSEDRTHPETEQIYEELNSLIRKLQKAGFTADTNLVLHDVGEKEKYESISYHSEKLALAYWLIQKPHGETPIRIIKNVRVCGDCHVFMKFVSKIIGRPIILRDSNRFHHFIGGKCSCKDNW; this comes from the coding sequence ATGAAGGCCAAGCACAAGCTTCGCCACGCCGTAGACCTCTTGTACTCTCGTGGTTCTGCTACGTCCGATGCGTACACACGTCTCGTGCTCGAATGTGTCCGAGCCAACGACGTCGACCAAGCCAAGCGATTGCAACATCACATGGAGCTTCACTTCTTTCAACCCTCCAACACTTTCCTTCAGAATCGTCTTCTTCATTTGTATGCTAAATCCGGTAAAGTTTTGGATGCTCGAAATCTGTTCGACAAAATGCTTAACAGGGACGTTTTCTCGTGGAATGCTATGCTCTCCGCTTATGCAAAGACGGGATCGGTTGAGGATATGCGGGCAACTTTTGATCAGATGCATTTCCGTGATTCTGTTTCATACAATACGATGATAGCAGGTTTTGCAGGGAATGAATGTTCGAGCGAGGCCTTAGAAGTTTTTGTGAGCATGCAGAAGGAGGGCTTCAAGCCTACTGAATATACCCACGTGAGTGCATTACATGCATGCTCACAGTTATTGGATTTGAGGCGTGGGAAACAGATTCATGGTAGGGTTCTTGTGGCTAACTTGTCTGGGAATGTGTTTATTTGGAATGCCTTGACAGATATGTATGCCAAATGCAGCGACATTGATCGTGCGAGGTGGTTGTTTGATCGGATGCTTAACAAGAATGTTGTTTCATGGAATTCAATTATCTCTGGGTATGTGAAAAATAGGCATCCCGAGAAATGCATTGAATTATTCTGTGAAATGAAGTCATTGGGTATGAAGCCGGACCAAGTTACAGTTTCTAATGTTCTTGGTGCTTACTTTCAATGTGGATACGTAGATGAAGCTAGTAGGATATTTACTCAGATTGAGGAGAAGGATAAGATCTGTTGGACGACAATGATAGTAGGGAATGCGCAAAATGGGAGAGAAGAGGATGCTTTGATGTTTTTCAGTTCAATGCTACTAGCAAATATCAGACCTGATAGTTTTACCATTTCAAGTGTAGTTAGTTCCTGTGCCAAATTAGCTTCTTTATATCATGGCCTGGCTGTTCATGGGAAGGCAGTTCATATAGGAGTTGAGCATGATTTGCTTGTGTCTAGTGCCCTTGTTGATATGTATTGCAAGTGTGGAGTCACTGCAGATGCTTGGATGGTTTTCAAAATGATGCCAACTTGGAATGTGGTTTCTTGGAATGCGATGATCGGGGGTTACGCACAAAATGGACAGGATTTAGAGGCATTGGCCCTCTATGAGAAAATGTTGCAAGAAAACTTCAAACCTGATAATGTAACTTTTGTTGGTGTTTTATCTGCTTGTATCCATGCTCGTCTAACTGAAAAAGGACAAGACTATTTTGATTCTATCAGCAGACAGCATGGAATGACACCCACTTTGGATCATTACGCATGCATGATCAATCTCCTTGGCCGTACAGGTTACATCAACAAAGCAGTAGATCTTATTGAAGGTATGCCCCAGGAACCGAATTGCCTAATCTGGTCTACCATTCTATCTGTTAGTGCAATCGGCCATGACGTCAAACATGCTGAGATGGCAGCAAAACATCTCTTTGAATTAGATCCACTCAATGCTGGACCTTATATCATGCTGTCCAACTTGTATGCCACTTGTGGAAGATGGAAAGATGTTGCATCCATGAGATCTCTCATGAAGCAcaagaatataaaaaagtatGCTGCTTACAGTTGGATTGAGATTGATAACAAAGTCCACAAATTTGTATCAGAAGATCGTACGCATCCAGAAACAGAACAGATTTATGAAGAACTAAACAGTCTGATTAGGAAACTCCAGAAAGCTGGGTTTACTGCTGATACGAACTTGGTTCTACATGATGTgggagagaaggaaaaatatgAATCGATCTCTTACCACAGTGAGAAACTTGCTCTTGCATATTGGTTAATTCAGAAACCTCATGGAGAAACACCAATAAGGATTATAAAGAACGTTCGTGTTTGTGGAGACTGCCATGTATTTATGAAGTTTGTATCCAAGATAATTGGACGACCAATTATCTTGAGAGATTCAAAtagatttcatcatttcattggAGGGAAGTGCTCCTGCAAGGACAACTGGTAA
- the LOC121251929 gene encoding LOW QUALITY PROTEIN: protein unc-13 homolog (The sequence of the model RefSeq protein was modified relative to this genomic sequence to represent the inferred CDS: inserted 1 base in 1 codon), whose product MSNIFRDRALGSSKRHSKLPSPMQQQPATSRIFCDRILGSCKRHNLSQSPMQQQQTTSSIFRDRMLGSSKRHSQFQSPIDQHQQPTMSNISRDGELGSSKRHNQFQNPMQQHPVYSIEDLPYPFGDLTTNLSVSELRETAYEILVAACRSSVTLPLTCTPQPEKADRAPTIPAWASLQRSLKSFVASRVMRALGPKTSSTSKGWGGGGDSVSQGRGKKQVTVGEFTRVQMRVSEQTDSRIGIAILKIVAGQVGRRIESVVLPLELLQQFKSSDFPSQQEYEAWQRRNLKVLEAGLLLHPRLPLEKTNSAAQRLQQIIREALDYSWASQSVQVLRSVVMTLACRSYDGSTSETCHWADGFPLNLRLYQMLLEACFDLNEGTSVIEEVDEVLDLIKKTWVILGLNQMLHNLCFSWVLFHRYVATGQVKNQLLFASNNLLMEVEKDAKEIRDPVSSKVLSSTLSVILGWAEKRLLAYHDTFHSGNIESLQSVVSIGLLSAKILVEDISHEYPWKSKEVNVTSGRVETYIRSSLRTAFAQAVNSSYHVSNNQNSSLHALCILAQDTSKLALNEKEIFSPILKKWHPLAAGVAIATLHSCYGNELMQFITGISELTPDAIQVLKAADKLEKDLVQIVIEDAVDSEDGGKSIIWEMLPYEAEAVIANMVKSWIKTRVDRLEEWTNRNLQLEVWNPRANKERIAPSAVEVLRTIDATLEVFFLLPIPMHPIFLPELMNGFDRGLQHYILKAKSGCGMRNTYVPIMPALTRCSTRSKFHGVSKKKEKTQITKKRKSHVATSNRDNSFGIPQLCVRLNTLQHIQTELGVLEKRILVDIENAERTHGDIITDGTMKRFDLSAIACAEGMQQLCEAMAYKIIFHDLSHVLWDSLYVGEVSSSRIEPFLQELEQFLEIISLTVHDRIRTRVITDIMKASFDGFLLVLLAGGPSRAFCQQDSEIIEEDFNFLTDLFWSNXDGLPGDLIDNYSTTVKAILSLLGTDTESLIEQFRRLNLETFGSAKSKLPLPPCSGEWDPTEPNTILRVLCNRKDETAAKFLNRTYNLPRKL is encoded by the exons ATGTCCAACATTTTCAGAGACAGAGCATTGGGATCCTCCAAAAGACACAGTAAGTTACCTAGCCCCATGCAGCAGCAGCCAGCAACGTCCAGAATTTTCTGTGACAGAATATTGGGATCCTGCAAGAGACACAACCTGTCCCAGAGTCCCATGCAGCAGCAGCAAACAACGTCCAGTATTTTTAGAGACAGAATGTTGGGATCCTCCAAAAGACACAGCCAGTTCCAGAGCCCCATTGATCAGCATCAGCAGCCAACAATGTCCAACATTTCCAGAGACGGAGAGTTGGGATCCTCCAAAAGACACAACCAGTTCCAGAACCCTATGCAGCAGCATCCCGTATACTCGATCGAAGACCTGCCCTATCCATTCGGAGACCTGACCACAAATCTCTCAGTCTCCGAGCTCCGAGAAACTGCTTATGAGATCCTTGTCGCGGCGTGCCGGAGCAGCGTAACACTGCCTTTGACTTGCACCCCGCAGCCCGAGAAAGCTGACCGTGCTCCGACGATCCCGGCATGGGCTTCATTGCAAAGGTCGCTGAAGTCTTTTGTGGCTAGCCGGGTGATGAGGGCGCTGGGGCCAAAAACATCATCGACTTCGAAGGGTTGGGGTGGCGGTGGTGACTCAGTGAGTCAAGGGCGAGGGAAGAAGCAGGTCACAGTTGGGGAGTTTACGAGGGTCCAGATGAGGGTTTCGGAGCAAACTGATTCGAGAATTGGGATTGCCATACTGAAGATCGTTGCTGGGCAG GTTGGAAGACGGATAGAGTCGGTGGTTTTGCCACTTGAGCTATTACAGCAATTCAAGTCTTCAGATTTTCCAAGTCAGCAAGAATATGAGGCTTGGCAAAGGAGAAATTTAAAGGTTCTGGAAGCAGGGCTTCTTCTGCATCCTCGTCTGCCGCTGGAGAAGACAAACTCTGCAGCGCAACGGCTCCAGCAGATTATTCGTGAGGCCTTGGATTATTCGTGGGCCTCACAGTCAGTGCAAGTCTTGCGAAGTGTTGTTATGACTCTTGCTTGCAGATCATATGACGGGTCTACTTCTGAGACATGCCACTGGGCAGATGGATTTCCATTGAACCTCAGGCTCTACCAAATGCTCTTAGAAGCATGCTTTGATCTTAACGAAGGAACATCTGTTATTGAAGAGGTCGATGAGGTTTTAGACCTCATAAAGAAGACCTGGGTAATCCTCGGATTGAACCAAATGCTGCATAATCTTTGCTTCTCATGGGTTCTATTCCACCGTTATGTTGCAACTGGCCAAGTGAAAAATCAACTTCTGTTTGCATCGAATAATCTGTTGATGGAAGTCGAAAAAGATGCCAAGGAAATTAGGGATCCAGTTTCCTCAAAGGTTTTGAGCTCTACATTGAGTGTGATATTAGGCTGGGCGGAGAAAAGGCTTCTTGCTTACCATGATACTTTCCACAGCGGTAATATTGAATCATTGCAAAGTGTTGTTTCTATAGGGTTATTATCTGCGAAAATATTGGTAGAAGATATCTCTCATGAGTACCCTTGGAAGAGTAAAGAAGTTAATGTCACCAGTGGAAGGGTTGAAACTTATATAAGATCGTCACTTCGCACTGCTTTTGCTCAG GCGGTGAACTCAAGCTACCATGTATCTAACAACCAGAACAGTTCTCTTCATGCCCTTTGCATCCTTGCACAAGACACTAGCAAACTGGCTCTTAATGAGAAAGAGATATTTAGTCCAATTCTAAAAAAGTGGCACCCTCTTGCAGCAGGTGTTGCCATAGCTACCCTTCATTCTTGCTATGGGAATGAACTGATGCAATTCATAACGGGTATTAGTGAATTGACACCAGATGCAATACAAGTGCTGAAAGCTGCTGACAAATTGGAAAAAGATCTTGTGCAGATTGTAATTGAAGATGCTGTGGACAGCGAGGATGGTGGGAAGTCTATTATATGGGAGATGCTTCCTTATGAGGCTGAAGCTGTGATAGCCAATATGGTAAAGTCATGGATAAAGACAAGAGTGGACAGACTAGAGGAATGGACTAATAGGAATCTGCAACTGGAG GTCTGGAATCCACGAGCCAACAAAGAGCGAATTGCTCCTTCTGCTGTTGAAGTTCTACGGACCATAGATGCAACTTTAGAAGTATTCTTTCTGCTGCCGATTCCTATGCATCCGATTTTCCTTCCTGAATTGATGAATGGTTTCGACAGAGGTCTTCAACATTATATATTGAAGGCCAAGTCTGGTTGTG GGATGCGAAATACTTACGTTCCCATTATGCCTGCTTTGACTAGATGTTCTACAAGATCAAAGTTCCATGGTGTAtccaaaaagaaggaaaaaacacAAATAACAAAGAAGAGGAAATCCCATGTTGCAACTTCCAATAGGGATAACTCCTTTGGGATACCCCAGCTCTGTGTTCGTCTAAATACCTTGCAGCATATACAAACTGAGCTGGGAGTTTTGGAGAAGAGAATACTTGTGGATATTGAAAATGCTGAACGCACTCATGGGGACATTATTACAGATGGGACAATGAAAAGGTTTGACCTTTCAGCAATTGCTTGTGCAGAAGGGATGCAACAACTCTGTGAGGCAATGgcatataaaatcatcttccATGACCTAAGTCATGTTCTTTGGGATTCCCTATATGTTGGGGAAGTCTCTTCTTCTAGGATTGAACCCTTCCTCCAGGAGCTTGAGCAATTTTTGGAGATAATTTCATTAACAGTGCATGACAGAATAAGAACTCGTGTCATTACTGACATAATGAAAGCTTCTTTTGATGGTTTCCTACTGGTTCTGCTTGCTGGGGGACCTTCTCGTGCTTTCTGTCAACAAGATTCAGAAATAATAGAGGAGGATTTTAACTTTCTCACAGATCTATTTTGGTCCA GGGATGGATTGCCAGGTGATTTAATAGACAATTATTCAACCACAGTTAAAGCCATTCTTTCTCTACTTGGTACAGATACAGAGAGCTTGATCGAGCAGTTCAGACGTTTAAATCTCGAGACATTTGGCTCTGCTAAATCTAAGCTTCCATTGCCTCCATGTTCAGGTGAATGGGATCCAACTGAACCCAACACGATTTTAAGAGTTTTGTGTAACCGTAAGGATGAGACGGCTGCAAAGTTTCTTAATAGGACTTACAATTTGCCTAGGAAATTATAA
- the LOC121251930 gene encoding pentatricopeptide repeat-containing protein At1g77170, mitochondrial — translation MTLFSILITYEPPIHHLLHRIAIFSHTPKCLTIFSHLNHSLSSIPSSSLDSQFNAQSPTNQGPQDSIHDPAKIIATQVSNCRNLLELNQVYAQIVRTQLLELYPAPFHWNNIIRSYTRLDDPDKALCVYVAMSRAGLLPDSYTLPIVLKCVCQFLAIEFGRQLHSLAIRIGLESNEYCESGFINLYSKVGEFGNARKVFEQNRDRKLGSWNAIIGGLSQGGLAKEAIGMFLELRKCGFLPDDVTMLSVISASGSLGDLDLALQLHKCAFQAMPIEKPDILLSNSLIDMYGKCGRTDLAYKVFSRMEERNVSSWTSMIVGYAMHGPVNEALDCFQCMREAGVKPNHVTFVGVLSACVHGGAVQEGKYYFHMMKNAYGIMPQLQHYGCMVDLLGRAGLFEEAREIILGMPMKANSIIWGCLMGACEKYGNVKMGEWVAKHLQELEPWNDGVYVVLSNIYASRGLWKEVEMVREVMKQSSLAKIPGYSLATNSK, via the coding sequence ATGACTCTGTTCTCGATTCTAATAACGTATGAGCCCCCCATTCACCACCTCCTGCACAGGATTGCTATATTTTCACACACACCCAAATGCTTGACCATATTTTCTCATCTCAATCACAGTCTCTCATCAATTCCTAGCTCATCTTTGGACTCTCAATtcaatgctcaatctccaacAAATCAGGGACCTCAGGATTCAATACATGATCCAGCAAAAATCATTGCGACCCAAGTGTCAAATTGCAGAAACTTGCTGGAACTGAATCAGGTTTATGCACAGATTGTACGAACCCAACTCCTAGAATTGTACCCTGCACCCTTTCATTGGAACAACATTATAAGATCGTACACTAGGCTAGATGATCCGGATAAAGCGCTGTGTGTCTATGTTGCCATGTCACGAGCCGGTCTCTTGCCCGATTCCTATACGCTTCCAATCGTCTTAAAATGTGTGTGTCAGTTTCTTGCCATTGAGTTTGGTCGACAGCTTCATTCGCTGGCCATAAGGATCGGGTTGGAGTCCAACGAGTACTGTGAGAGTGGGTTCATTAACCTGTATTCGAAGGTGGGTGAGTTCGGAAATGCGAGAAAGGTGTTTGAGCAAAATCGTGATAGAAAGTTGGGTTCTTGGAATGCAATCATTGGAGGTCTTTCTCAAGGTGGGCTAGCCAAGGAAGCCATAGGCATGTTCCTGGAGCTAAGAAAATGTGGGTTTCTGCCGGATGATGTGACTATGCTTAGTGTAATATCGGCTAGTGGAAGTCTTGGGGACTTGGACTTGGCTCTTCAACTGCATAAATGTGCTTTCCAAGCCATGCCCATTGAAAAACCGGACATTTTGCTGTCAAATTCGCTTATAGACATGTATGGAAAGTGTGGCCGGACGGACTTGGCATATAAAGTATTTTCAAGGATGGAAGAAAGAAATGTATCATCGTGGACATCCATGATTGTGGGTTATGCGATGCATGGGCCCGTAAATGAAGCACTAGATTGCTTTCAATGCATGAGAGAGGCTGGAGTGAAGCCGAACCATGTGACTTTTGTTGGGGTACTTAGCGCGTGTGTGCATGGTGGGGCTGTGCAAGAGGGAAAATATTACTTCCATATGATGAAGAATGCTTATGGGATAATGCCCCAGTTACAACATTATGGGTGCATGGTCGATTTGCTTGGTAGAGCGGGGTTGTTTGAGGAGGCCAGAGAAATAATATTGGGGATGCCGATGAAGGCAAATTCAATAATATGGGGGTGTTTGATGGGTGCTTGTGAGAAGTATGGGAATGTGAAAATGGGGGAGTGGGTGGCTAAGCATTTACAAGAATTGGAACCTTGGAATGATGGGGTTTATGTggttttatcaaatatttatgcCAGCAGAGGTTTGTGGAAAGAGGTTGAGATGGTAAGAGAGGTTATGAAGCAGAGCAGTCTTGCTAAGATTCCTGGCTATAGCTTGGCAACGAATTCAAAGTGA